The nucleotide sequence GCTGCTGGGGCTGGTCGCCGTCCAGGCGGCCGGGTTCGCGGTCGCCTCCTCGACCCGGGGGGCGATCGTCCCCCGGGTGCTGCCGGAGCGGCTGGTGCCGGCGGCCAACACCCTGTCGTTCACGGCCTCCAACGTCGGCCTGGTCCTCGGCCCCCTGCTGGCCGGGCTGATCCTGGCCCGCTGGTCGTTCGCGGCCGCCTACGCCGCCGACCTGGCCGTGTTCACCGTCGCCCTGTACGCGGCGGCGCGGCTGCCGGCCCTCCCCCCGGCCGGGCCGGCCACCAGCCCGGGGCTGCGGTCGGTGGCCGAAGGGCTGGCCTTCATCGCCACCCGGCCGGTGCTGCTGCTGTCGTTCGCCGTCGACATCGCGGCCATGGTGCTGGCCATGCCCCGGGCCCTGTTCCCCGAGACCGCGGCCACCCTCGGCGGCCGCGGGGCCGTGGGCTGGCTGTACGCGGCCATCGCCATGGGGGCGGTGGCGGCCGGGCTGTCCTCGGGCTGGATCGGGCGGGTCGGCCGCCAGGGCGTCGCCCTGGTCGCGGCCGTGATCGCCTGGGGGCTGGCCGTGGCCGCGGCCGGGCTGGCCCCGGCCCTCTGGATGACCGTCGCCCTGCTGGCCGTGGCCGGCGCGGCCGACCTGGTCTCGGCCGTCTACCGGCAGACGATCCTCCAGACCTACGCTCCCGACGAGATGCGCGGGCGCATGCAGGGGGTGTTCATCGTGGTCGTGGCCGGCGGCCCCCGCCTCGGCGACCTGCGGGCGGGGGCCACCGCGGCCGCCTTCGGGGCCACCGTGTCCTGGGTCGGGGGCGGGCTCGTCTGCGCCGCCCTGGTCGCCCTGGCCCTGCTCGTGCCCGCCCTGCGGAACTACGACGCCCACGCCCCCCGGGTGGAGAATAGGGTCTGATGACCGCTCCCCGCCTGCGCGACACCGACCTGGACGCGCTCGACCGGCGCCTCGCCCCGGCCGACGCCGAGCTCGCCGCCCGCTACCCGGGGGACTCCGGGGCCCGGCAGCCGGTCCACACCGTCTACGTCCCGGCCGACCAGATGACCCCCGGCCTGCCCGCCGGCTGGGGGGCGCAGGCCCTGGCCGCCCTGGAGGAGCACGCCGCCGCCGCCCCCGCCCTGGCCGCGGCCACCGGGCTCGACCCGGCCCTGGTCGGGCGGGTGCACGGTGGCGTGCTGGCCAAGCTGGAGCGGGAGCCGATCGAGGACCTGCGCCTCGACTTCGAGGACGGCTACGGGCCGCGGCCGCCGGCCGAGGAGGACGGCCACGCCCTCGGCGCCGCCCGGGCGCTGGCCGGCGCGCTCGCCGGGGCCGCGCCCCCGCCGTACGTGGGCCTGCGGGTCAAGTGCCTGGAGGCGGCGACCCGGCGCCGGGGGCTGCGGACCCTCGACCTGTTCCTGGGGGCGCTGCTGGCCGAGACCGGGCTCCCGGACGGGTTCGTGGTCACCCTGCCCAAGGTGACCGACGTGCGCCAGGTGGAGGCCATGGCCCTGGTCTGCGGGCTGCTGGAGGAGGCGCACGGGCTGGGCGACGGGCGGCTGCGGTTCGAGATCCAGGTCGAGACCCCGCAGTCGATCCTGGCCGCCGACGGCACGGCCACCGTGGCCCGGCTCGTCCACGCCGCCGGCGGCCGCTGCTCGGGCCTCCACTACGGCACCTACGACTACAGCGCCGCCTGCGGGATCGCCGCCGCCTACCAGAGCATGGACCACCCGGCGGCCGACCACGCCAAGGCGGTCATGCAGGTGGCGGCCGCCGGCACCGGGGTGCGCCTGTCCGACGGGTCCACCAACGTGCTCCCGGTGGGCGACCGGGCGGCCGTCCACGCCGCCTGGCGGCTGCACGCCCGGCTGGTCCGCCGCTCGCTGGAGCGCGGCTACTGGCAGGGCTGGGACATGCACCCGGCGCAGCTGCCCACCCGCTACCTGGCCACCTACGCCTTCTTCCGTGAGGGCCTGCCCGCGTCGGCGGCCCGGCTGCGGGCCTATGCCGAGCGGACCGGCGGCGGGGTCCTGGACGAGCCGGCCACCGCCCAGGCTTTGGCCTCCTTCGTGGCCCGCGGCCTCGACTGCGGCGCCCTGACCGAGGCCGAGGTGCGGGAGCTGACCGGCCTGGACCGGGCCGCGGTGGACGGCTACGCCAGGCGTTCCGGGTCCCGCTGAGGCCTTGACGGCTGCGGATACTCGTAGTGGAATAGTTATCTCGCATGATGGAAATCGGGTGAAAGGCTGGTGCACGACATGGCCAGGACAGACGAGCGCGACCAACAGGCATCCGGCCGTGGCGCCGTCCACCCGGTGGACGAGGTCCTCCCGGTTCCGAGACTGGCCGTCTACGGGTTCCAGCACGTGCTGGCCTTCTACGCCGGCGCCGTCATCGTGCCCATCCTGCTCGCCAGCGCCATCGACCTCACCCCCGAGCAGCTCGCCTACCTGATCAACGCCGACCTGTTCACCTGCGGCATCGCCTCGATCATCCAGTCGGTCGGCTTCTGGAAGATCGGCGTGCGGCTGCCCCTGCTCCAGGGGGTCACCTTCGCCGCCGTCTCCCCGATGATCGCCATCGGCCTGGCCGAGGGCGGCGGCGTGCCCGGCCTCAAGGCCATCTACGGCTCGGTGATCGTCGCCGGGATCTTCGCCTTCCTGGTCGCGCCCTTCTTCGCCAGGCTGATCCGGCTGTTCCCGCCGATCGTCACCGGCACCGTCATCACCATCATCGGCATCGTGCTGCTGTCGGTGGCCGCCCTGGACGCCGGCGGCGGCGGGGCCAGCCAGTTCACCGACCCGCCAACCTTCGGGGCGCTCCGGAACCTGGCCCTGGCCGGCTTCACCCTGCTGATCATCCTGGTCATCTACCGGATGTTCACCGGCTTCGTGGCCACCGTCGCCGTGCTCATCGGCCTGGTCGTCGGCACCCTGGTCGGCTGGCTGTTCGACTTCACCGACTTCAGCCGGGTCGCCGGGGCCGACGTGCTCGGGGTCACCACCCCCTTCTACTTCGGCGCCCCCACCTTCAACGCGGCCGCGATCATCTCGATGGTGATCGTGATGCTGATCACCATGGTCGAGACCACCGGCGACGTGTTCGCCGCCGGCGAGATCGTCGAGAAGCCGGTCGACAAGGAGGACGTGGCCCGGGCCCTCCGGGCCGACGGGCTGGCCACCACCCTCGGCGGCATCCTCAACTCCTTCCCCTACACCTGCTTCGCCGAGAACGTCGGGCTGGTCCGGCTGACCAAGATCAAGAGCCGCTGGGTGGTGGCCACCGCCGGGCTGTTCATGATCCTCATCGGGCTGGTCCCCAAGGTCGGGGCCATCGTCGCCGCCATCCCGCCGCCGGTGCTCGGCGGGGCCGGGTTCGCCCTGTTCGGCACCGTGGCCGTGATCGGCATCCAGACCCTGCGCCGGGTCGACTTCCACGACGAGCGCAACGTCATCATCCTGGCCGTCAGCCTCGGCTTCGCCATGACGCCGACGGTCTACCCGACGATCACCAGCTTCTTCCCCGAGGCGGTGCGGACGATCATCTCCAGCGGCATCACCCTCGGCAGCATCAGCGCGATCCTGCTCAACCTGGTCTTCAACGTCTGGGGGGGCAGGAGCAACCTGGTCACCCGGGTGCTGCCGGTCCCCCGCCACGAGGACGTCCTCAGCATCGACCAGGTCAACCAGATGGACCGGGAGCAGTTCGTGGCCACCTTCGGGCCCCTGTTCCAGGGCGCCGCCTGGATCTCCGAGCAGGCCTTCGACGCCCACCCCTTCGAGAACGTCTACGACCTGCGCCGGGCCTTCCACGACGCCCTGTTCGACGCCCCGCCCGAGCGCCAGCTGGAGCTGATCCGCCAGTACCCGGACCTGGCCGGCGCGGCCACCCGCGAGGGCCGGCTGCCCACCCAGTCGGTGGTCGACCAGGCGATCGCCGGCCTGGACCGGCTCAGCAGCGACGAGTACACCTCCTTCGACGAGCTCAACCGCGCCTACCGGGAGAAGTTCGGCTTCCCGCTGGTGGTGGCCGTGCGCGAGAACACCAAGGAGACCATCCTCAAGTCGGGCAAC is from Actinomycetota bacterium and encodes:
- the uraD gene encoding 2-oxo-4-hydroxy-4-carboxy-5-ureidoimidazoline decarboxylase; its protein translation is MARTDERDQQASGRGAVHPVDEVLPVPRLAVYGFQHVLAFYAGAVIVPILLASAIDLTPEQLAYLINADLFTCGIASIIQSVGFWKIGVRLPLLQGVTFAAVSPMIAIGLAEGGGVPGLKAIYGSVIVAGIFAFLVAPFFARLIRLFPPIVTGTVITIIGIVLLSVAALDAGGGGASQFTDPPTFGALRNLALAGFTLLIILVIYRMFTGFVATVAVLIGLVVGTLVGWLFDFTDFSRVAGADVLGVTTPFYFGAPTFNAAAIISMVIVMLITMVETTGDVFAAGEIVEKPVDKEDVARALRADGLATTLGGILNSFPYTCFAENVGLVRLTKIKSRWVVATAGLFMILIGLVPKVGAIVAAIPPPVLGGAGFALFGTVAVIGIQTLRRVDFHDERNVIILAVSLGFAMTPTVYPTITSFFPEAVRTIISSGITLGSISAILLNLVFNVWGGRSNLVTRVLPVPRHEDVLSIDQVNQMDREQFVATFGPLFQGAAWISEQAFDAHPFENVYDLRRAFHDALFDAPPERQLELIRQYPDLAGAATREGRLPTQSVVDQAIAGLDRLSSDEYTSFDELNRAYREKFGFPLVVAVRENTKETILKSGNARLQNSPAAEQAAALVEIAKIANLRLLDIVEEPVDQPVA
- a CDS encoding MFS transporter codes for the protein MTPLQRLRRAAIDLRPLRHTDFRRLWVGNSLGFVGFQLTAVAVPVQVYELTGSSFWVGMLGLVGLVPLVLFGLWGGAVADAVDRRVLLLGSSLLLWACTGGLLAAELAGVAGLPLLLGLVAVQAAGFAVASSTRGAIVPRVLPERLVPAANTLSFTASNVGLVLGPLLAGLILARWSFAAAYAADLAVFTVALYAAARLPALPPAGPATSPGLRSVAEGLAFIATRPVLLLSFAVDIAAMVLAMPRALFPETAATLGGRGAVGWLYAAIAMGAVAAGLSSGWIGRVGRQGVALVAAVIAWGLAVAAAGLAPALWMTVALLAVAGAADLVSAVYRQTILQTYAPDEMRGRMQGVFIVVVAGGPRLGDLRAGATAAAFGATVSWVGGGLVCAALVALALLVPALRNYDAHAPRVENRV
- a CDS encoding aldolase — translated: MTAPRLRDTDLDALDRRLAPADAELAARYPGDSGARQPVHTVYVPADQMTPGLPAGWGAQALAALEEHAAAAPALAAATGLDPALVGRVHGGVLAKLEREPIEDLRLDFEDGYGPRPPAEEDGHALGAARALAGALAGAAPPPYVGLRVKCLEAATRRRGLRTLDLFLGALLAETGLPDGFVVTLPKVTDVRQVEAMALVCGLLEEAHGLGDGRLRFEIQVETPQSILAADGTATVARLVHAAGGRCSGLHYGTYDYSAACGIAAAYQSMDHPAADHAKAVMQVAAAGTGVRLSDGSTNVLPVGDRAAVHAAWRLHARLVRRSLERGYWQGWDMHPAQLPTRYLATYAFFREGLPASAARLRAYAERTGGGVLDEPATAQALASFVARGLDCGALTEAEVRELTGLDRAAVDGYARRSGSR